One genomic window of Candidatus Paceibacter sp. includes the following:
- a CDS encoding mechanosensitive ion channel family protein has protein sequence MQNFIQKIITNTAPWFLDHGVKIIVVLVAAWLIRRFGGVFIGRVVRKIVVSDRFLAKEAEEKREETLIRIFAGSLGLVVWILAGLVILQEAGFAIGPLLAAAGIAGLAFGFGGQYLIRDLISGLFIIMENQYRVNDVVCSDGTCGLVEDISLRMTTLRDLDGVVHHIPHGEIKKVSNLTKHFARVNLNIGIAYSSDIEHVISVVNKVGNELAADANWKEFIIKPPQFLRVDDFGDSAIIIKILGETKPIKQWDVAGELRKRLKVAFDKENIEIPFPQRVIHKAKP, from the coding sequence GTTAAAATTATTGTTGTTCTTGTCGCGGCCTGGCTCATCCGTAGATTCGGCGGGGTTTTTATAGGAAGGGTTGTGCGAAAAATTGTCGTATCAGACCGTTTCCTCGCAAAAGAAGCAGAAGAAAAAAGAGAAGAAACTTTAATTCGTATTTTCGCGGGTAGTCTTGGTCTGGTTGTATGGATTCTTGCCGGACTCGTAATTTTGCAAGAGGCCGGTTTCGCCATAGGACCGCTTCTTGCGGCCGCCGGCATTGCCGGGCTCGCTTTCGGCTTTGGCGGCCAATATCTTATACGGGATCTCATCAGCGGACTTTTCATCATTATGGAAAATCAATATCGCGTTAATGATGTGGTTTGTTCTGACGGAACTTGCGGCTTAGTGGAAGACATCTCTCTGCGAATGACAACTTTGCGGGATTTAGACGGGGTGGTGCATCATATACCGCACGGAGAAATCAAAAAGGTTTCCAATCTTACCAAGCATTTCGCGAGAGTAAATCTCAACATCGGTATTGCCTACAGCTCCGATATTGAACATGTTATTTCGGTGGTGAATAAAGTTGGCAACGAACTTGCCGCGGATGCCAACTGGAAAGAATTCATTATCAAGCCGCCGCAATTTTTGCGCGTTGATGATTTTGGCGATTCGGCTATCATCATTAAAATTCTTGGCGAAACAAAACCAATTAAACAATGGGATGTTGCCGGCGAACTGCGCAAGAGGTTGAAAGTTGCTTTTGATAAAGAGAATATTGAAATTCCGTTTCCGCAAAGAGTTATTCATAAAGCTAAGCCATAA
- the secE gene encoding preprotein translocase subunit SecE has translation MNKAINYVKETKAELKGVIWPSRRQTITYTLLVVGASLAVAVLLGFFDMISAYLLEKFVL, from the coding sequence ATAAATAAAGCCATAAATTACGTCAAAGAAACGAAAGCCGAACTGAAAGGCGTCATTTGGCCGTCGCGAAGGCAAACCATTACCTACACTTTGCTCGTTGTCGGCGCTTCTTTGGCAGTGGCGGTTTTGCTTGGTTTTTTTGACATGATTTCTGCTTATTTATTGGAAAAATTCGTTTTGTAA
- the nusG gene encoding transcription termination/antitermination factor NusG — MLKQKVQAGRNWYAIHTYAGYEDAVVRNLKQRIESLGMENLIFDAIVPTEKKIKIVGGKRKTVEEKIYPGVDMIVTDNSWYVVRNTPRVTGFVGAGTTPVPLVKTEVDTLFERMGMAEPKYKMDVKEGDVVRITDGPFKEFEGTVNEVDEERGKIKILISMFGRETPVEIDYLQVKKI; from the coding sequence ATGTTAAAGCAAAAAGTTCAAGCGGGCAGAAACTGGTACGCCATCCATACCTACGCTGGTTACGAGGACGCCGTGGTCAGAAACTTGAAGCAAAGAATAGAATCCCTGGGCATGGAAAATCTTATTTTTGACGCCATCGTTCCCACCGAGAAGAAAATAAAAATAGTGGGGGGCAAGAGAAAGACGGTGGAGGAGAAGATATATCCCGGGGTGGACATGATTGTCACCGACAACTCCTGGTATGTGGTCCGCAACACGCCCAGAGTCACCGGATTCGTCGGGGCGGGCACCACGCCGGTGCCGTTGGTAAAGACGGAGGTGGATACGCTGTTTGAGAGAATGGGCATGGCCGAGCCGAAGTACAAGATGGATGTCAAAGAAGGCGACGTGGTAAGAATAACGGACGGGCCGTTCAAAGAGTTTGAAGGAACGGTCAACGAGGTTGACGAAGAGAGAGGGAAGATTAAAATCCTTATATCCATGTTCGGCAGGGAAACGCCGGTAGAAATAGATTACTTGCAGGTTAAAAAAATTTAA
- the rplK gene encoding 50S ribosomal protein L11, producing the protein MAKNIKTIVKLQIPAGKANPAPPVGPALGQHGVNIGDFVSKFNEATREKMGDIIPVEISIYDDRTFTFKMKTPPASDLLRKAAGVEKGSGKNVASKVGKITKVKLKEVAERKMEDLNANDVDAAMNIIAGTARSMGITIE; encoded by the coding sequence ATGGCAAAAAACATAAAAACAATAGTAAAATTGCAGATTCCGGCTGGCAAAGCCAATCCGGCTCCTCCGGTCGGTCCGGCGCTCGGTCAACACGGCGTCAATATCGGCGACTTCGTCAGTAAGTTCAACGAAGCGACGAGAGAAAAAATGGGGGACATTATTCCGGTGGAGATAAGCATCTACGACGACCGAACCTTCACTTTCAAAATGAAGACTCCGCCCGCCTCGGACTTGCTCCGCAAGGCCGCCGGCGTGGAAAAAGGCTCCGGCAAAAACGTCGCCAGCAAAGTCGGCAAAATAACCAAAGTCAAACTTAAAGAAGTGGCCGAAAGAAAGATGGAAGACCTAAACGCCAACGACGTGGACGCCGCGATGAACATAATCGCCGGCACCGCCCGCAGCATGGGTATAACGATAGAGTAA
- the recA gene encoding recombinase RecA: protein MVKKDQPAKEKNIGVENALHEIKTKYGDGSIMKLGEAPRVNVDVIPTGSLSLDIALGVGGMPRGRIIEIYGPESSGKTTLALNVVAQAQKKGGVCAFIDAEHALDPEYAKKLGVKIDDLLISQPDTGEQALEITESLVRSGGIDVIVVDSVAALTPKAEIEGEMGQAHVGLQARLMSQALRKLTAITARSKTVVIFINQIRMQIGIMFGNPETTPGGKALKFYASVRVEVRRAAQIKKGEDVIGNRVKAKVVKNKVAAPFKTAEFDILYNEGISYTGDVLNLAEKYGIIKKSGASYSYDGQSLGRGYDNARQFLGENPKTIHDLEGKIKTAVKEAAA from the coding sequence ATGGTAAAAAAAGATCAACCGGCGAAAGAAAAAAATATCGGGGTGGAAAACGCCCTTCATGAGATAAAAACAAAATACGGCGACGGCTCCATAATGAAGCTGGGCGAAGCGCCGAGAGTAAACGTGGATGTCATCCCCACCGGTTCTTTAAGTCTGGATATCGCGTTAGGCGTGGGCGGAATGCCCCGCGGCAGAATAATAGAAATCTACGGCCCGGAATCTTCCGGAAAAACCACTCTGGCTCTCAACGTAGTGGCCCAAGCCCAAAAAAAGGGCGGGGTGTGCGCCTTCATAGACGCCGAGCACGCTCTGGACCCCGAATACGCTAAAAAATTGGGGGTCAAAATAGACGATCTCCTTATCTCCCAGCCCGACACCGGCGAGCAGGCTCTGGAAATAACGGAAAGCCTAGTCCGCTCCGGCGGCATAGATGTTATTGTGGTTGATTCCGTAGCCGCGCTGACTCCCAAGGCGGAAATTGAGGGCGAGATGGGCCAAGCCCATGTCGGTTTGCAGGCCAGACTGATGTCGCAGGCCTTAAGGAAATTGACGGCCATTACCGCCAGATCAAAAACCGTGGTTATCTTCATCAACCAAATCAGAATGCAGATAGGTATAATGTTCGGCAATCCGGAAACGACCCCGGGCGGCAAAGCGCTCAAATTCTACGCCTCCGTCAGAGTTGAAGTAAGACGAGCCGCCCAGATAAAGAAAGGCGAAGACGTCATCGGCAACCGCGTCAAAGCCAAAGTGGTCAAAAATAAAGTGGCGGCGCCGTTTAAAACGGCCGAGTTTGACATTTTGTACAACGAGGGCATCTCCTACACCGGCGACGTTTTAAATCTGGCGGAAAAATACGGGATCATCAAAAAATCCGGCGCGTCGTACTCCTACGACGGCCAGAGCCTCGGCCGCGGCTACGACAACGCCCGTCAATTTTTAGGCGAAAACCCGAAAACCATTCATGATCTGGAGGGTAAAATAAAAACCGCGGTAAAAGAAGCAGCCGCGTAA
- a CDS encoding Ig-like domain-containing protein gives MTAVKPKILTSLSAVVLLLAIFGSYGLYKAKAYLEGPEIAIVSPLNGEVIGEQLLKISGKAVNVASLFVNGRQIFADKEGNFSDSLLLAPGYNIMEIKGNDKFGRETKEKLEVVYKE, from the coding sequence ATGACGGCGGTAAAACCAAAAATATTAACAAGCTTAAGCGCGGTCGTGCTTCTTCTTGCCATTTTCGGCAGTTATGGGTTATACAAAGCCAAGGCTTATCTGGAGGGGCCAGAAATAGCGATTGTGTCGCCGCTAAACGGGGAGGTTATAGGCGAGCAGTTGCTTAAAATTTCCGGCAAAGCCGTCAACGTCGCTTCCCTTTTCGTAAACGGCCGGCAGATATTCGCGGACAAGGAAGGCAACTTCAGCGATTCGTTGCTGCTGGCGCCCGGCTATAATATAATGGAGATAAAAGGCAACGATAAGTTCGGCAGAGAAACCAAAGAAAAACTGGAAGTGGTTTATAAAGAATAA
- a CDS encoding peptidoglycan-binding protein — translation MDSRKRIIHSSPSPPNGTGEGEIIIKRFKNIMDKFKTTKVGKATSVIVGLATAAWLSVGSLAVPMTTYAQTTDETIALLLAQIAKLQADLAALQAGATTGTAEKCSFTRSLTVGSQGSDVTCLQDYLRSGGYFNRASTGYFGSITRSAVAAWQAANGVSPAAGYFGPISRAKYDSLVSVVVPPASSAGVGASSASSVAVGTGGLTISAATQPLVTFAVERATRVPFTNFTLTAGSQDVTITGVNVERTGLAADGVFAGIVLLDESGSQLGIAKTFNSEHKATIGDAVTIKAGQSKTFTVAGNMNTDASGYLNSNNGLTAYLSVTGVVTSATVSGLLPISGAGHSINGNLTIGNVTNDRGSLDPNSSTGAVITKNIGTTNYTFAAVKFTPDSVEKIRVKSIRWNQSGSAGASDLANIKTYIDGAAYDTVVSSDGKYYTSTFGDGIVVDKGGNIEISVKGDIVGGSGRTIDFDIYRNTDVYMVGETNKYGITPPNGSSDPTDDSSNFSSGNPWYDASQISVSAGTITVTKATSVASQNIAENVLNQPLGGIVVEVKGEPISANNLIFHFQLSSGDGDVEDLTNITLVDENGTVAAGPADGSGADVDYGTVTFSDTVTFPVGTKTYTLKGKLGTNFANNQTVVASTTPSSDWSNVTGQTTGNTISGSSITSSVITGNTMTVKSAVVTLSVSTNPVAQTVVSGAQGFTFANYLFDATASGEDIKFGSLPLEYNTGGATATNINNCILYDGETALNTGSNVVNPTAAGSSTTFTLDSAGLVIPKGTTKTVALKCNIVAGGTGTYRWGYDSGSSPSATGVTSGQSATITENDSAGQAMALTSGGTLTVEEDSSQPNYAAVNANSSVEIGVIKFTAANEAINLRKLGLQLTNTASSSVSDLTQLTLWDGSTQVGSLVLTGSTGTSTLTSDFIVPKDGSKLMKIKADLAAVGTALAGTQGAFIAVDYIGAGNAEGVGQSSGTTINSTSGATSFAGVRMFRSTPIVAQLTVPSQTLVTQSETNVYRFSVKADPSTSNGIGLYKITVNVATSSASAVSGTTTLTNLKVFAYTDSGFSSPVTGFTNGQVVSTIAGLINGDNDAVLSSILQIPAGSTYYFKVVGDTTLTAGTGTFSGSVTTKVTTDTAHPSLATYLGNAAGVDADASADAFIWSANATTTSNANHLDWSNGHGVSGLSGLTSVTISK, via the coding sequence ATGGATTCGCGCAAAAGAATAATTCATTCTTCGCCGTCGCCGCCAAACGGAACGGGGGAGGGTGAGATTATTATTAAAAGGTTTAAAAACATTATGGATAAATTTAAGACGACTAAAGTCGGTAAAGCGACTTCAGTTATCGTTGGCTTGGCCACCGCGGCCTGGTTGTCTGTTGGATCGCTTGCCGTTCCGATGACGACCTACGCTCAAACGACAGATGAGACAATTGCTCTGTTGTTGGCGCAGATCGCTAAGTTGCAAGCCGACCTTGCTGCTCTTCAGGCTGGCGCCACGACGGGAACAGCCGAGAAATGCAGTTTCACCAGATCGCTTACGGTTGGTTCGCAGGGCAGTGATGTCACCTGCTTGCAGGATTATTTGAGAAGCGGCGGATACTTTAACAGGGCGTCCACCGGCTACTTCGGTTCAATCACCAGGTCGGCCGTCGCCGCCTGGCAAGCCGCTAACGGAGTTTCTCCGGCGGCCGGATACTTCGGTCCTATTTCAAGGGCCAAGTACGACAGCCTGGTTTCTGTTGTAGTTCCTCCGGCTTCATCGGCTGGAGTCGGAGCTTCATCAGCCAGCTCGGTTGCCGTCGGCACCGGTGGCTTGACGATATCAGCGGCCACGCAGCCGTTAGTAACATTTGCGGTTGAAAGAGCCACTAGGGTTCCTTTCACCAATTTTACTTTAACCGCAGGTTCCCAGGATGTCACAATCACGGGAGTTAATGTGGAAAGAACTGGTTTAGCCGCAGACGGAGTCTTTGCGGGTATTGTTCTCTTGGATGAAAGCGGCAGTCAGCTTGGCATTGCCAAGACATTCAATTCTGAGCATAAAGCTACGATAGGAGACGCTGTTACAATCAAGGCTGGGCAATCAAAAACTTTCACAGTGGCTGGGAATATGAACACTGATGCCAGCGGATACTTGAATAGTAATAATGGTCTTACCGCTTATCTTTCCGTAACGGGAGTGGTTACTTCCGCGACGGTCAGCGGGCTGCTTCCTATAAGCGGAGCTGGCCATTCAATCAATGGCAATCTTACAATTGGAAACGTTACCAATGATAGGGGCTCTTTGGATCCTAACAGCAGCACTGGCGCGGTCATAACCAAGAATATTGGTACAACTAACTACACTTTCGCGGCTGTTAAATTCACCCCTGATTCAGTTGAAAAAATAAGAGTTAAATCAATCAGATGGAATCAGTCCGGTTCAGCCGGAGCTTCCGATTTGGCCAATATCAAGACTTACATTGACGGCGCGGCTTACGACACAGTTGTTTCCTCTGACGGTAAGTATTACACTTCCACTTTTGGAGACGGTATTGTCGTTGATAAAGGAGGAAACATTGAAATCTCTGTGAAAGGAGACATTGTCGGCGGTTCGGGCAGAACGATTGACTTTGACATCTATAGAAATACAGATGTCTACATGGTAGGAGAAACCAATAAATACGGTATAACTCCTCCGAATGGATCCAGCGATCCGACGGACGACAGTTCTAATTTCAGCAGCGGCAATCCTTGGTATGACGCCTCGCAGATTTCTGTCTCCGCTGGAACCATCACTGTGACCAAAGCAACCTCGGTTGCTTCGCAGAACATTGCCGAGAACGTTCTTAATCAACCGCTGGGCGGAATTGTGGTAGAAGTCAAGGGTGAGCCGATTTCGGCCAATAACCTGATTTTCCACTTCCAGCTTTCAAGCGGGGACGGAGACGTTGAAGACTTGACCAATATTACCTTGGTTGACGAAAACGGAACGGTCGCAGCCGGACCGGCTGACGGTTCAGGCGCTGATGTTGATTATGGCACCGTTACTTTCAGTGACACTGTTACATTCCCGGTTGGAACGAAGACCTACACTCTGAAGGGTAAACTTGGCACCAATTTTGCCAACAATCAGACCGTAGTCGCTTCCACGACTCCTTCATCTGACTGGTCCAACGTGACCGGACAAACGACCGGCAACACCATTTCAGGAAGCTCAATCACTTCTTCAGTTATTACGGGCAACACGATGACGGTCAAGAGCGCGGTGGTTACTTTAAGCGTTTCCACCAACCCGGTGGCTCAAACGGTTGTTTCTGGAGCCCAGGGCTTCACTTTCGCCAACTATCTATTTGACGCGACCGCCTCGGGAGAAGACATCAAGTTCGGCTCTTTGCCGCTTGAGTACAACACCGGCGGAGCAACGGCGACTAACATTAACAACTGTATTTTGTACGATGGAGAAACTGCTTTGAACACCGGTTCAAACGTCGTTAATCCGACAGCCGCCGGTTCTTCTACGACTTTCACGCTTGATAGTGCCGGATTGGTTATCCCCAAGGGAACCACCAAGACAGTTGCTCTTAAGTGCAACATTGTCGCGGGAGGCACCGGCACTTACCGATGGGGTTATGATAGCGGCTCGTCTCCTTCGGCTACGGGCGTGACTTCAGGACAGTCGGCCACTATTACGGAAAATGATTCGGCTGGTCAAGCGATGGCGCTTACCAGTGGCGGAACGCTTACCGTTGAGGAAGATTCTTCGCAGCCCAACTATGCCGCCGTTAACGCTAACAGTAGCGTGGAAATCGGTGTTATTAAATTCACTGCGGCCAATGAAGCCATCAATCTTAGGAAACTTGGTCTTCAGTTGACCAACACTGCTTCCAGCTCTGTTTCCGATCTTACCCAACTCACTTTGTGGGATGGTTCAACCCAGGTTGGTTCGTTGGTCCTTACCGGCAGCACCGGAACGTCAACTTTGACTTCAGACTTTATCGTTCCCAAGGACGGTTCCAAGCTTATGAAGATCAAAGCTGATTTGGCCGCCGTAGGTACGGCATTGGCTGGCACGCAAGGCGCCTTCATCGCTGTTGATTACATCGGAGCCGGAAACGCTGAAGGTGTCGGACAATCCAGCGGCACGACCATTAACTCCACATCGGGCGCTACGTCGTTTGCCGGCGTGAGAATGTTCCGCTCAACTCCGATAGTCGCTCAGTTAACGGTTCCTTCTCAGACGTTGGTAACTCAAAGCGAAACGAACGTTTACAGGTTCAGTGTTAAAGCTGACCCGAGTACAAGTAACGGCATCGGTCTTTATAAGATCACCGTTAACGTCGCTACTTCGTCCGCTTCTGCGGTTTCCGGTACCACGACCCTTACGAACTTGAAGGTATTTGCCTACACCGATTCAGGCTTCAGTTCGCCGGTAACCGGCTTTACCAACGGTCAGGTTGTGAGCACTATCGCTGGTTTGATTAACGGAGACAACGACGCGGTCTTGTCGTCAATTCTGCAGATACCGGCTGGTTCTACCTACTACTTCAAAGTAGTCGGAGACACCACATTGACCGCCGGCACGGGCACGTTCTCTGGTTCGGTAACGACAAAAGTTACCACCGACACGGCTCATCCGTCATTGGCCACTTATCTGGGCAATGCCGCCGGAGTTGACGCCGATGCCAGCGCGGACGCTTTCATCTGGTCGGCTAACGCGACAACAACGTCCAACGCCAATCATCTTGACTGGTCTAACGGCCACGGAGTCTCAGGTTTGTCAGGCTTGACCTCAGTTACCATTTCCAAGTAA
- a CDS encoding transposase → MQRRSAFSVGEYYHIYNRGTDKREIFLDKPDYLRFIVLLYISNNVDAVHVSNLKYQGRTLMGILNIDKKDSLVDIGAYCLMPNHFHILIKEKIDNGISQFIRKLSTGYSMYFNKRYERTGNLFQGKFKSMHVDNDQYLKYLFAYIHLNPIKIIEPGWKELGIREKDKAESFLKDYEFSSYMDYDGNGTERVEAKIVKKESFPEYFLTAKDFNDMIKDWLYYKDTIKVGP, encoded by the coding sequence ATGCAAAGAAGATCAGCTTTTTCCGTTGGTGAGTATTACCATATCTATAATCGCGGCACAGACAAAAGAGAAATTTTTCTGGATAAGCCCGATTATTTAAGGTTTATTGTTCTGCTCTATATTTCTAATAACGTTGACGCTGTGCACGTCAGCAATCTTAAATATCAAGGTCGGACCTTGATGGGAATTTTAAATATAGATAAAAAAGACTCTCTTGTTGATATTGGCGCCTATTGCCTCATGCCAAACCATTTTCATATTCTTATTAAAGAAAAAATAGATAATGGAATTAGCCAGTTTATCAGAAAGTTATCTACCGGTTACTCAATGTATTTTAACAAAAGGTATGAAAGAACGGGGAACTTGTTTCAGGGTAAATTTAAATCTATGCATGTTGATAATGACCAGTATCTTAAGTATCTATTTGCTTATATACACCTTAACCCAATTAAAATAATTGAACCTGGGTGGAAAGAGTTAGGAATTAGAGAAAAAGACAAGGCAGAATCATTTTTAAAAGATTATGAATTTTCAAGCTATATGGATTATGACGGCAACGGCACGGAAAGGGTAGAAGCTAAAATAGTAAAAAAAGAATCTTTTCCCGAATATTTTTTAACGGCAAAAGATTTTAATGACATGATAAAAGATTGGTTGTATTATAAAGATACTATCAAGGTCGGACCTTGA
- a CDS encoding right-handed parallel beta-helix repeat-containing protein encodes MAGAAGATPSAENVEHPEPGIFGITNIAENTDSSVDESSDQDNIIYIQNSLEEMRRQIEELAKNQNNLPEPRLSLAPEASVPVPLAEENKTATAENRPKIFLVSLVYPGFGGGGGAPTPESGQGGSAPQSQTEQTQEEQAPEDLNLVGEPENEPEAGDEEQESAAFLPPNLSAPQCADSLATDGCLLATTTVNFVWPAVSGASYYGINKNGDYATTTELSFATIVPDFSDYNFSISAIAINNGVATTSATSTQTVSVATIPIAINEVAWMGTGASVHDEWLELKNNTARTLDLSRWAIESKDGAPYIALSGQMAPREYRVLQRRENALVINAPIETYGNGSPQWALGNNGEELVLYFASTTLDKTPAITGGKWVAGDNSNASGRKSMERIDSRQSGATSTNWATWGTNVDFIKNGTDSDGNPILGTPGECNSASYASVNNGEEIEDNLTLAANGCYYASFGEMVVASSTLTIEAGARINLTESDLEVEGVLKVQGEKGNPVVFSTFSGEQTWNGIQIYGGAGTSTINHTIIKNISGVVLDEGATAEITNSEFINNRTGVELYDESSVVIENINFASTTNEAVAAYDGSNATAASSTIINSINNGAISVYESSLSISSTTIDTVYNGDGIGVYDSVVSIANTAVSNVLSGDGIALYDSEAALENVKVANVSGEGVAVYDSNVSGIATVDGEEVEF; translated from the coding sequence TTGGCCGGAGCCGCTGGCGCTACACCAAGCGCGGAAAATGTTGAACATCCGGAACCCGGCATTTTCGGCATTACTAATATTGCCGAAAATACTGATTCTTCAGTAGATGAATCATCAGATCAAGACAACATAATCTACATCCAAAATTCGCTGGAAGAGATGCGGCGGCAGATTGAAGAATTGGCAAAAAATCAAAATAATTTACCCGAGCCGCGCTTATCTTTGGCGCCGGAAGCGTCTGTTCCTGTGCCATTGGCGGAGGAAAACAAAACAGCGACGGCTGAAAACCGGCCAAAAATTTTTCTTGTAAGCCTGGTTTATCCCGGCTTTGGCGGGGGAGGGGGAGCCCCGACGCCGGAGTCGGGGCAGGGTGGAAGCGCGCCGCAATCGCAGACGGAACAGACACAAGAGGAGCAAGCGCCAGAAGACCTTAATCTCGTCGGTGAACCGGAAAATGAACCGGAAGCGGGAGACGAGGAGCAGGAGTCAGCCGCGTTTTTGCCACCGAACCTTAGCGCGCCGCAATGCGCGGATTCGCTGGCAACGGACGGTTGTCTTTTAGCCACCACGACCGTAAATTTCGTCTGGCCGGCCGTCTCGGGAGCGTCATATTACGGCATAAATAAAAACGGCGATTACGCCACGACAACGGAGCTGTCTTTTGCCACCATTGTTCCTGATTTTTCCGATTATAATTTTTCCATTTCAGCCATTGCCATTAATAACGGGGTTGCCACCACTAGTGCCACCAGCACCCAAACGGTTTCCGTCGCCACCATTCCCATCGCTATCAACGAAGTTGCCTGGATGGGCACCGGCGCTTCCGTCCATGACGAATGGCTGGAGCTCAAGAATAACACCGCGCGTACTTTGGACCTATCGCGGTGGGCGATAGAGTCAAAAGACGGCGCGCCTTACATCGCCCTTTCTGGCCAAATGGCGCCGAGAGAATATCGCGTTCTCCAGCGCCGAGAAAACGCCCTCGTTATCAACGCCCCCATAGAAACTTACGGCAACGGCTCGCCCCAATGGGCGCTCGGCAACAACGGCGAAGAGCTTGTCCTGTACTTCGCCTCCACCACTTTGGACAAAACACCAGCTATAACTGGCGGCAAATGGGTTGCTGGAGATAATTCCAACGCCTCCGGCAGAAAATCAATGGAAAGAATTGACTCCCGCCAGTCTGGCGCGACTTCTACCAACTGGGCGACGTGGGGAACAAATGTTGATTTTATAAAAAACGGAACCGACAGCGACGGCAACCCGATTCTCGGCACGCCCGGAGAATGTAACTCGGCCAGCTACGCCAGCGTCAACAATGGCGAAGAAATTGAAGACAACCTCACTTTGGCCGCGAATGGTTGTTACTATGCTTCTTTTGGAGAAATGGTTGTCGCCTCAAGCACGCTGACAATTGAAGCCGGTGCCAGAATAAACCTGACCGAAAGCGACCTGGAGGTGGAAGGAGTTTTAAAAGTGCAGGGTGAGAAAGGCAATCCGGTTGTCTTTAGCACTTTTTCCGGAGAACAAACCTGGAACGGCATCCAGATTTACGGCGGCGCCGGAACAAGCACGATAAACCATACCATAATTAAAAATATCAGTGGAGTTGTTCTTGACGAAGGGGCAACCGCTGAAATCACCAACTCGGAATTTATAAACAACAGAACGGGCGTGGAATTGTATGACGAAAGCAGCGTCGTCATTGAAAACATAAATTTTGCCAGCACGACTAACGAGGCGGTAGCGGCCTACGACGGCAGCAACGCGACCGCCGCTTCTTCAACGATTATCAATTCCATCAATAATGGCGCGATTAGCGTTTACGAATCCAGCCTTTCAATTTCTTCAACAACTATAGACACGGTGTACAACGGCGACGGCATCGGCGTTTACGATTCTGTCGTGTCCATCGCCAATACAGCGGTAAGTAATGTTTTGTCCGGTGATGGCATCGCCCTGTACGATTCCGAAGCCGCGCTAGAAAATGTAAAAGTGGCAAACGTTTCCGGCGAAGGTGTTGCCGTTTACGACAGCAACGTCTCCGGCATCGCGACGGTGGACGGAGAAGAGGTTGAATTTTAA
- a CDS encoding 50S ribosomal protein L10 — protein MAITKQQKSEAINSLKKDIKDSNIVMFVNFHGLNVKLASELRKSLRKIGAGYTVAKKTLVKKALESLGYEGELPNLEGEVAMAYGSTDPLASAKEVHQFAKKNKFLKILGGIFESKYVGAERIVALASIPSREVLLAQFVQIINSPRKGVVVALSEIAKKKGAAMPAGQTGEPAAEAVAEVKA, from the coding sequence ATGGCTATTACAAAACAGCAAAAAAGCGAAGCGATAAACAGCCTTAAAAAGGACATCAAAGATTCCAATATTGTGATGTTCGTCAACTTCCACGGCCTGAACGTCAAACTGGCCAGCGAGTTGAGAAAGAGTTTGAGGAAAATCGGCGCGGGCTACACTGTCGCCAAAAAAACTTTGGTGAAAAAAGCTCTGGAGTCGCTCGGTTACGAAGGCGAACTCCCGAATCTGGAAGGGGAGGTGGCGATGGCTTATGGCAGTACCGACCCGCTCGCTTCCGCCAAAGAGGTGCATCAGTTCGCGAAGAAGAACAAATTTTTGAAGATTCTGGGAGGAATTTTTGAAAGCAAGTACGTGGGGGCCGAGAGAATCGTGGCGTTGGCCAGCATACCGTCAAGAGAAGTACTGCTCGCCCAGTTCGTCCAGATTATCAATTCGCCGAGGAAAGGAGTGGTCGTGGCCTTGTCGGAAATAGCCAAAAAGAAGGGCGCGGCCATGCCCGCCGGACAGACGGGCGAGCCCGCCGCGGAGGCGGTAGCGGAAGTAAAAGCGTAA
- the rplL gene encoding 50S ribosomal protein L7/L12 → MEIPSKFKDIVEKIESMSVMDLSELVKLLEEKFGVSAQAVAMMAPVAGGAAAGGAEEKSSFNIELKEAGAQKIQVIKVLREALGLGLKEAKDFTDKTPVVVKEGVDKKAADELKAKLEAAGAVVNLK, encoded by the coding sequence ATGGAAATACCATCAAAATTTAAAGACATCGTGGAGAAAATAGAATCAATGAGTGTTATGGATTTGTCCGAGCTCGTTAAATTATTGGAAGAAAAATTCGGCGTTTCCGCCCAGGCTGTCGCCATGATGGCGCCCGTCGCCGGAGGAGCGGCTGCCGGAGGAGCCGAGGAGAAGTCCTCGTTCAACATTGAGCTCAAGGAAGCCGGAGCGCAGAAAATCCAGGTCATCAAGGTTCTAAGAGAAGCTCTCGGTTTGGGCTTGAAGGAAGCCAAAGACTTCACGGATAAGACTCCGGTCGTGGTCAAGGAAGGCGTGGACAAGAAAGCCGCCGACGAACTCAAAGCCAAACTGGAGGCCGCCGGAGCCGTTGTTAACTTAAAATAA